The Rattus rattus isolate New Zealand chromosome 8, Rrattus_CSIRO_v1, whole genome shotgun sequence genome contains the following window.
GCTGGCCATCTTTTCCAACCCCTAACGCATGTCCTCTCTTTTCTCAACAAATCACCCAATAAGCCGCAAGCCCTGCTCAACTCAGTTGCCCGGCACCGCCTCCCGTGGGTAAGTTTGCTTGCCTCTCCTCATCCTTGCTCTTGGCTGTTTCCTACGGACTCAAGGGCTCCCCCCAGAAGGGAAGGGAGTCTTCTGAGactcaggaagctaaggaagCCCCCGAGGTTTAAGCGATTTGGAAAGCTAAAGGGTCCGCAAGGTCCACAAGGCGCAGTCATGTGGGTTTTTaagcattttcttatttcttgcaTCTGCGTGTGTCACAGCACACGGTagagatcagagggcaacttgaaGGGATGGGTCcgctcctcccacccctccatgAGGGTCTTGAGAACTAAATTCAGGTGGTCAGACTTGGGAGCGTATTCccttaaccctgagccatctcgctgaGCTGCTTCCATGGGATTATAAAATTAGTAGACAGTTGCTGGGGAGAGCAGACTGGTTGGCCACCGTTGTGTAGACACTGCTAAGATACAGCTTCTGCAAGGCTTCACCCACACTGGGGCGGGCTTTTCAATGACACAGGTGTCATAAGAGTCCCCCATGTGCCTATAAGAAAGCCCAGTAAAATTATTGGCTCACCAAGTAGGCTCAGGTGGAatctttctttggtctgtcattgATGCCCTACCTGGGTAAGAAGATGTTTTattctccccaggaaaagttacACATTGTTCTGTGGGGGGactgggcgggggtggggggctggtgCAGGCTGCTGCCACCTCTTATTTGGGTTACCGTGGCAACGTCTTAATTGGTTTCCTCTAGTCTctcctccaactccctctcttcaaTGTGTTTAGCTCGTTGAAAAGGAAATTTCAGCTCCAGACCGTGAGCTTTAAACCATTATAACTAGGCTCAAACACACCTTCATTAATCAAAATAGCAGCCATTACAATCAACATGTTTTTGCCAACAAGAGCTAAGTTTGTTTATCCCCATGGCAGAGGAGTCTCTGCTTTGGGGTTCCAGGGACTCTCAGAAAGCCTCCTCTGCACCCTGCTGGTTGTGGAAGCGTTTTCTCTGCAAAAAGAGGTCAAGATGCTTGAGGACCGGATGGTAGGCTGGTGGGATTGGGTGAATGCTACAAATGAGATGGGTTTCATTCCCCGCccgtttaactttttttttgcgTGTGACATGTGGTCAAGCGTTGTGGAAAACTGGGCTCTTGCTGCTGGCCGATGCCAAGGGCAATCGGTGCGGTTTGGGGCACACTCACCTCCTCTTCTGAGCACATTCCCTGGATTTAATTATTTCACTTCAGGGAACTAAAGAGGATCAGGCAAGCAGTAGACTACCACAGAGTGCCTAGGACCTCTTCCTAGGGCAGGTTTGGCTCAAAAAAGTGAGTTGTGATCACCAGTCATCACTGGCTGTCATCTGTAGGAGAGCCACTCTTCCTCAGATGTCAAAATTCTATACAGAAATGGTCCATTGTCGTCATCATGGAGCATAAGTCTTCAAAACAACATGTTCTTGGGATTTTCAGTCAGCTCACATGGTACCCACTGTGCCGTGAGTTGTTCCAGCTCTCCAATGTACTTCAAATACCAAACAGCCTTGAATGTTCATGTTGAGCCCACTGGCCACTTCTCCTCAAGTTGGAAGAGGATGGGCTTTGATGGTTGACAGGCAGTGATGGTGGCTGTCAATCAACCAACATTAATTCCCATGGCTGGCCGCTAAGCTCTCTGTCTCCAAGGTCTTGCCTCCTTTACAAGACTTGTTGAGCCACCACTGCACCACACATTCACTGGGGTTGTCCCTGGGTGGGCCACTGATGTCATGAGTCATCTGCCGCTTTGTGACCCATTTTGAAATCAAGTAAGAAATTTGGCCTAACTTTGTTTCCATAGTATaaggcaggggttctcaacctgtgggccacaacCACTTTGAGGGCctaatgactctttcacaggggtcacctaagaccactataaaacacagatatttacactatgattcataactgtagcaaaattacagttatgaagtagtcatgaaatgattttatggttggggtcgcCACAGCGTTAGGAACTATGTTAAAGAGCCACGGCGTTAGGAAGGTCGAGATGACACTGGCATAAGGTAAATGTAAAATGCACAGCAGGTAGAAATATTTGGCAAGAAAGCATAAGGCAGGAGCTGAGCGTTAAAACGATGCATAGAAGATCTTTGCTTGTTAAGATTGCATTCCAATAGCAAGTAAATGTCAACAATGCAAAATCACGGTTATTTTTGTATCAACCTACATCTGAGATTTTAAAAACACACGTCTCCGGTCGGGCCTGGTGGTccgcgcctttaatcccaggactcaggagacagaggcagatggatctctgtgaatttgacaccagcctggtctacatagcaaactcaaagacagccagggccacacattGTGGCCTCGTTGAGAGaacgagaaagaaagaaagaaagaaagaaagaaagaaagaaagaaagaaagaaaggaaagaaaaagaaaggaaggaaggaaggaaggaaggaaggaaggaagaaagagggaaaggtgggggagggaggcagggagggagaaggagaaaaggaagggagaagagaaagagagggggaaaaagactaaataactttttaaaaataggtgtaGTGGGGTCTCAGGCCCGTGCGTGCACGGGGGCACCCCCTCCTCTCACGGATGCCCATTCAGGGCCCGCTCGTGCGGCCTGGGGGGCAGATGGCGTTCGATTCCCTGTTCTGCGGCCGTCGCTCCAGCGTGGCCTAATGGCTGTTCATGAAAGTTGTCAAGGATAAGGCCTACTTTAAAAGATACCAAGTGAGATTTAGAAGGTGGCGAGAGGGTAAAACTGACTACTATGCACGGAAACGATTGGTGATCCAGGACAAAAATAAGTACAACACACCGAAATACAGGATGATAGTTCATGTAACGAACAGAGACATCATCTGCCAGATTGCATATGCCCGTATAGAAGGGGATATGATCGTCTGTGCAGCATATGCACATGAACTTCCAAAATACGGTGTGAAAGTTGGTCTGACAAACTATGCTGCAGCCTATTGCACTGGCCTGCTGCTGGCCCGCAGGCTTCTGAATAGGTTTGGCATGGACAAGATCTATGAAGGCCAAGTGGAGGTGAATGGAGATGAATACAATGTGGAAAGCATTGACGGTCAGCCTGGTGCCTTCACTTGCTATTTGAATGCGGGTCTTGCCCGAACTACAACTGGCAATAAAGTTTTTGGCGCCCTGAAGGGAGCTGTGGATGGAGGCTTGTCTATCCCCCATAGTGCCAAACGATTCCCTGGCTATGACTCTGAAAGCAAGGAGTTCAATGCAGAGGTGCACCGGAAGCACATCATGGGTCAGAATGTGGCGGACTACATGCGCTACCTgatggaggaagatgaagatgcgTATAAGAAACAGTTCTCTCAGTACATCAAGAACAACGTGACTCCAGACATGGAGGACATGTATAAGAAAGCTCATGCTGCTATCCGAGAGAATCCAGTCTATGAGAAGAAGCCCAAGAGAGAAGTGAAGAAGAAGAGGCGGAATCGTCCCAAAATGTCTCTTGCCCAGAAGAAAGACCGGGTTGCTCAAAAGAAGGCAAgcttcctcagagctcaggaacgGGCTGCTGAAAGCTAAAGCCATTTTCTATGAAGATTTTTTCATAAAGACAATAAACATtgatcaaagcaaaaaaaaaaaaataggtgtagtggttcacacctttaaccccagcacttcggaggcagaggtaaggaaatctctgtgagcttgagactagcctggtctacacagcaaactccaggacagccaggactgcataataagaccatgtcttaaaaacaaacaacaaaaaacaaacaaaacaaaacaaaagaaacaaaaacacacatcTCTTGCTTCCCTTGGAAACCCTTCCCAGCTTCTCTGCTCTCACCTTCCACAGAAAAGACTGAACGAGCTCCTTGGCTTGTTTTTAAGACCTTCTGTCATTGCTCCCGTCTTACCAATACAGACTCTGTcaccatcccccacacacacacactctctctctctctctctctctctctctctctctctctctctctctctctctctctctctcctgggcatCTTTTCTGATTTGCTACTAACTCACTACCATTCCTCCAACTCCGGTCATTTCTAGGTTGGTTTGTACCAAAGAGATGGTGTTGGTTTCATTGCCCTATCCACGTCCCAGGGCCTCAACTCAAGCACTTCCTCTAATAGCCCCAAACCCCTTTGTCCCATTGCACAGCAAGTCAAAACCACAGCAAAATTATGATCAGTGGTCCCTAGCAATCTTTAACCAATGATGGACTAAAATTAATGtgtctatatatagatatagaaataagACAGATACAgggatagacaggcagacagacagacagacagacagacagacagactctaaTACCCTAACTCCATGGGGTTCAGCCTCCGGCTACCTTGGGTGGCACAGTGCACTTCCTTTCTGTCCACATAACACACTCTCCTCTCCACGAGGTACGGCTGCTCAGGTAACCTACCTGCACTCCAGTGCCTTGGGCTTAGCTTCAGAGCGAGCCAACAGCCACACTGTCCTTCCCAAATTGCCTGCGTCAAAGGACACGCCCTTGCCTGTCTGTAGCTAATCTTAAGAAGTTCCACTTGGCAGACCTCAGATCATCTTCACCGGTTCAGCTCTTGATCCCCATCTGGCCTCAATAAACAGTGGGCGCCCACCACCGGGAGCCCCAATTCAGAACTCTCCATTTTTAACGTGTAAACTCATTTAGACAATGTGATAAAAAGGAACCGGAGTTCAAGGCCCCTCCTCCCATATAACGCCCAGATCATCTTAACCCTTCTCATCCCGGCCACTAAACTCCCACTACACCAGAGCCTGAATGCCAGACGTGTCTGCTGTAGCTTCCTATAGCTGAGATATGGAATCTTTCTGCTCCTGGGATTcctttgtctgtgtcttttttaaaaaactaatggtctttttttaaagatttatttatttatttatttatttatttatttatttatttatttatatacaccgtgttctgtctgcatatatgcctgAACACCtaaagagggtaccagatctcattTTAGCTgcttgcaagccaccatgtggttgctgggaattgaactcaggacctctggaagagcagtcagtgctcttaacctctaagccatcgctccagccccatgcctgtgTTTTTGATGTCTTTGTTTCCTCCTCAACAAGCCTGGATACGTTGGCTTGTATTTTAATAGTTTCCTGTTTGCTGGCCTCTGTGTTACAGGTAACTGTATTATTAACAAGTTGGTGTCTTCATGAGAGGGGAAAATACTTGAGCTTCTCAGTttgtctgcagacacacacacacttacttactTTAGATCACTGGGTTCAGTCTCACAGGGATTCAGATGTCTTTTGAGCatagaaaatatcagaaaattgaCACTTTTTACTTCACTGAAAAGCTAGCTCTAGAGATGAGATGTGGCCTATCCGCTTTGGATCTGATTGTGTTTGTCTAAGAGCTTTTGCCAAAGCCTCCTTTCACGACTCTGGGACAGGGAGAAGGCAtcaaccaccagccc
Protein-coding sequences here:
- the LOC116907920 gene encoding 60S ribosomal protein L5-like, with the translated sequence MKVVKDKAYFKRYQVRFRRWREGKTDYYARKRLVIQDKNKYNTPKYRMIVHVTNRDIICQIAYARIEGDMIVCAAYAHELPKYGVKVGLTNYAAAYCTGLLLARRLLNRFGMDKIYEGQVEVNGDEYNVESIDGQPGAFTCYLNAGLARTTTGNKVFGALKGAVDGGLSIPHSAKRFPGYDSESKEFNAEVHRKHIMGQNVADYMRYLMEEDEDAYKKQFSQYIKNNVTPDMEDMYKKAHAAIRENPVYEKKPKREVKKKRRNRPKMSLAQKKDRVAQKKASFLRAQERAAES